One window of Salegentibacter sp. Hel_I_6 genomic DNA carries:
- a CDS encoding YpdA family putative bacillithiol disulfide reductase: MQTPKNTYDVIIIGGGPIGIACALEAQKKDLSYLILEKGCLVNSLYHYPTNMTFFSTSEKLELNNIPFISNNPKPRKAEALEYYRRIATSNKININLFEKVTEVQTHEDLHIVKTIKNEYSTKNVVVATGFYDIPNYLEIPGEDLPKVAHYYGDPHYYATLKTIVVGASNSAVDAALEIYRKGGEVTMIVRKEEIGRRVKYWVRPDIDNRIKEGSIKAYFNANLKEIKEKEVIIETPEGDKILENDFVLMLTGYRPNFEFLKKMGIDLSDDGRKIPQYDEKTMETNIKGIYLAGVICGGVETHKWFIENSRVHAEMIMKNLDTKKT; the protein is encoded by the coding sequence TTGCAAACTCCTAAAAATACTTACGATGTTATAATTATTGGTGGCGGCCCTATTGGAATTGCCTGCGCTCTAGAAGCCCAAAAGAAGGACCTTTCATATCTTATTTTAGAAAAAGGATGTTTGGTCAATTCTTTATACCACTACCCTACAAACATGACTTTCTTTTCTACTTCAGAAAAATTGGAGTTGAATAACATTCCCTTTATAAGTAATAACCCGAAGCCCAGAAAAGCCGAAGCTTTAGAATATTACCGCAGGATAGCTACTTCAAATAAAATTAATATTAATTTGTTTGAAAAGGTTACCGAGGTTCAAACTCATGAAGACTTACATATAGTTAAAACCATAAAAAACGAATACTCCACTAAAAATGTTGTGGTTGCTACCGGTTTCTATGATATCCCAAACTATTTAGAGATACCAGGTGAAGATTTACCCAAGGTGGCACATTACTACGGCGACCCTCATTACTATGCAACTCTAAAAACCATTGTAGTGGGCGCAAGTAATTCAGCTGTAGATGCTGCTTTAGAAATTTACCGAAAAGGTGGCGAGGTGACCATGATCGTTAGAAAAGAAGAAATTGGCCGCAGGGTTAAATACTGGGTTCGCCCAGATATTGATAACCGAATTAAGGAAGGCAGCATTAAAGCATATTTCAATGCTAATTTGAAGGAAATTAAAGAGAAGGAAGTTATTATTGAAACTCCTGAAGGGGATAAAATACTGGAAAATGACTTCGTACTAATGCTAACAGGCTATCGCCCAAATTTTGAGTTTCTAAAAAAAATGGGAATTGATCTCTCTGATGACGGACGGAAAATCCCGCAATATGATGAAAAAACCATGGAAACTAATATAAAGGGAATTTATCTTGCCGGAGTAATTTGCGGCGGGGTAGAGACCCATAAATGGTTTATAGAAAATTCAAGGGTTCATGCTGAAATGATTATGAAAAATTTAGATACCAAAAAAACTTAG
- a CDS encoding DUF488 domain-containing protein, which yields MNIEISRIYENKEVSDNIRILVDRLWPRGISKEEAHLDYWHKQWAPGEDLRKKFHQDNISWELFRDEYRKELNDKQDQILNDLEELDKRKSLILLYGSKNKTQNHAVLLKEFLEAL from the coding sequence ATGAACATAGAGATATCGAGAATTTACGAGAATAAAGAAGTTTCAGATAATATAAGGATTTTAGTAGATAGGCTATGGCCACGCGGAATTTCTAAAGAAGAGGCACATTTAGATTACTGGCATAAACAATGGGCGCCAGGGGAAGATTTACGAAAAAAATTTCATCAGGACAACATATCCTGGGAGCTATTTCGCGATGAATATAGAAAGGAATTGAATGATAAACAGGATCAGATTCTTAACGATCTTGAGGAATTAGATAAGCGAAAAAGTCTAATTCTTCTTTATGGTTCAAAAAATAAAACTCAAAACCACGCAGTACTCCTCAAAGAATTTTTAGAAGCTCTTTAA
- a CDS encoding LLM class flavin-dependent oxidoreductase, producing the protein MVSKLSNIPYSILELATVAKNSSVKETFDRSLDLAQKAEEMGYSRFWLAEHHNMVSIASSATSVLIGHIAEGTRKIKVGSGGIMLPNHSPLIVAEQFGTLGTLYPNRIDLGLGRAPGTDQVTAQAIRSDRMKSVFKFPEEIKEIQQYFSLENTQEKVRAAVAEGVNVPIYILGSSTDSAHLAAEQGLPYVFASHFAPAQLHQALSIYHNNFKRSKFLEKPYTIAGVNIIAADTTAKAEKISTSLIKMMLGVMSGNIDYMQPPEEFTNEHREILAHPGFQRMLKYAFIGSPELVKEKTETFLKETGVNEIMAVSHIYDHQDRLRSFEIFSEIMKGKL; encoded by the coding sequence ATGGTTTCAAAATTAAGTAATATCCCCTATTCAATTCTTGAATTAGCGACAGTAGCTAAGAATTCTAGTGTTAAAGAAACTTTTGATCGCAGTTTAGATCTTGCACAAAAAGCAGAAGAAATGGGATATAGCCGTTTCTGGCTGGCTGAACATCATAATATGGTGAGTATAGCCAGTTCTGCCACGTCGGTTTTAATTGGGCATATTGCTGAAGGCACCAGAAAAATTAAAGTAGGATCTGGGGGCATTATGCTACCAAATCATTCTCCCTTAATCGTTGCTGAACAATTTGGAACTTTAGGAACACTTTACCCTAATAGAATAGATCTGGGGTTAGGAAGAGCACCGGGTACCGATCAGGTAACTGCGCAGGCAATTCGGTCAGACCGAATGAAATCGGTTTTCAAATTTCCGGAGGAAATAAAAGAAATTCAACAATATTTTTCATTAGAGAATACTCAGGAAAAAGTACGAGCTGCTGTAGCCGAAGGAGTGAATGTTCCTATTTATATACTTGGCTCCAGTACTGATAGTGCACATCTTGCAGCTGAGCAGGGCTTACCTTATGTTTTTGCAAGCCACTTTGCACCGGCTCAGTTACATCAGGCATTGAGTATTTATCATAACAATTTTAAACGTTCTAAATTTTTAGAAAAACCCTATACCATTGCAGGAGTAAATATAATCGCAGCCGATACCACAGCAAAGGCAGAAAAAATATCAACTTCGCTCATAAAAATGATGCTCGGCGTGATGAGCGGGAATATAGATTATATGCAACCGCCAGAAGAATTTACGAATGAACATAGAGAAATTCTTGCCCACCCTGGATTTCAGCGTATGCTAAAATATGCTTTTATCGGGTCTCCTGAGCTTGTAAAAGAGAAGACTGAAACATTTCTTAAAGAAACAGGTGTGAACGAAATTATGGCTGTTTCTCATATTTATGATCACCAGGACAGGTTGAGATCTTTCGAGATATTCTCAGAAATTATGAAAGGGAAATTATAA
- a CDS encoding CHY zinc finger protein, whose translation MKIKHLINFVIVLFCFNATYAQEKMPESTNIFQLNGTTVYGQSIDKQTRCIHWHSALDVIAIKFKCCDRYYPCFSCHEEAADHDHEVWPKTDFAEKAILCGVCGHELSIEDYMESDNTCPNCKASFNPGCSNHYHLYFETDDA comes from the coding sequence ATGAAAATAAAGCACCTAATCAACTTCGTAATAGTATTGTTTTGTTTCAACGCAACTTACGCCCAGGAAAAGATGCCGGAATCCACTAATATTTTTCAGCTTAACGGGACTACTGTTTACGGCCAATCTATAGACAAACAAACTCGTTGTATACATTGGCATTCAGCCCTGGATGTAATCGCTATTAAATTTAAGTGTTGCGATAGATACTATCCGTGCTTTTCATGTCACGAAGAAGCGGCTGACCACGACCACGAGGTATGGCCTAAAACTGATTTTGCCGAAAAAGCCATTTTATGTGGCGTTTGTGGCCACGAACTTAGTATCGAAGATTATATGGAATCTGACAATACCTGCCCAAATTGTAAAGCTAGTTTTAACCCGGGCTGCAGTAATCATTATCATTTGTATTTTGAAACTGACGATGCTTAA
- the rpe gene encoding ribulose-phosphate 3-epimerase has product MTTKLIAPSILAADFGNLQRDVEMVNQSEADWFHIDIMDGVFVPNISYGMPVLQAITKHAEKTIDVHLMIVDPDRYIKEFARLGADNLTVHYEACTHLHRTLQAIKAEGMKAGVAINPHTSVDLLKDVINDIDIVCIMSVNPGFGGQSFIENTYHKVQRLKELIVTHNATTLIEIDGGVTNENASQLIKAGADVLVAGSYVFKANDQLETIKDLRQLANS; this is encoded by the coding sequence ATGACAACAAAACTTATTGCTCCATCTATTCTTGCTGCAGATTTTGGAAATCTTCAGCGTGATGTTGAAATGGTAAACCAAAGCGAAGCCGATTGGTTTCATATTGATATTATGGACGGTGTCTTTGTTCCAAATATCTCTTATGGAATGCCGGTACTTCAAGCTATTACCAAACACGCTGAAAAAACTATTGATGTTCACCTTATGATCGTAGATCCAGATAGGTACATTAAAGAGTTTGCCAGACTGGGAGCCGATAATCTTACCGTGCATTACGAAGCTTGCACACACTTGCATAGAACACTTCAGGCGATTAAAGCTGAAGGAATGAAAGCCGGTGTAGCAATAAATCCCCATACTAGTGTAGATTTATTGAAAGATGTCATCAATGATATCGACATAGTTTGTATAATGAGTGTAAATCCCGGTTTCGGCGGACAAAGCTTTATAGAAAACACCTATCATAAAGTCCAGCGCTTAAAAGAACTTATTGTTACCCATAATGCTACTACTTTAATTGAAATTGATGGAGGGGTAACTAACGAAAATGCTTCTCAGCTTATAAAAGCCGGTGCCGATGTTTTGGTGGCCGGGAGCTACGTTTTTAAAGCGAACGACCAACTTGAAACCATTAAAGACTTGAGACAACTTGCAAACTCCTAA
- a CDS encoding RNA polymerase sigma factor RpoD/SigA, which produces MRQLKITKQVTNRETASLDKYLQEIGKVDLITADEEVELAQRIKAGDDRALEKLTKANLRFVVSVAKQYQNQGLTLPDLINEGNLGLIKAAKRFDETRGFKFISYAVWWIRQSILQALAEQSRIVRLPLNKIGSINKINKTFAFLEQSHERPPSAEEIAKELDMTINDVKESMKNSGRHVSMDAPLVEGEDSNLYDVLRSGESPNPDKELLHESLRTEIERALETLTPREADVIRLYFGLGDQHPMTLEEIGETFDLTRERVRQIKEKAIRRLKHTSRSKILKTYLG; this is translated from the coding sequence ATGAGACAACTTAAGATTACGAAGCAGGTAACAAACCGTGAGACTGCTTCGTTAGACAAGTATTTGCAAGAAATTGGTAAAGTTGATCTAATTACTGCCGATGAAGAGGTAGAATTAGCACAACGAATTAAAGCGGGTGATGACCGCGCTTTAGAAAAATTAACTAAAGCGAATTTACGTTTTGTGGTGTCGGTAGCAAAACAATATCAAAATCAGGGGTTAACCCTACCCGACCTTATTAATGAAGGAAATTTAGGATTAATTAAAGCTGCGAAACGTTTTGATGAAACGCGTGGTTTTAAATTTATCTCCTATGCTGTATGGTGGATTCGCCAGTCTATTCTTCAGGCACTGGCTGAGCAGTCGCGTATTGTTCGTTTACCATTGAATAAAATTGGATCTATTAACAAGATCAACAAAACTTTTGCTTTCTTAGAACAATCTCATGAGCGCCCTCCAAGTGCTGAAGAAATTGCGAAAGAGCTGGACATGACGATTAATGATGTGAAGGAATCTATGAAGAATTCTGGCCGTCACGTCTCTATGGATGCTCCTTTGGTAGAAGGTGAAGATTCTAACCTTTACGATGTATTACGTTCCGGGGAATCTCCAAATCCTGATAAAGAACTTTTACACGAATCTCTAAGAACCGAGATTGAGCGTGCTTTAGAAACCTTAACTCCGCGTGAAGCAGATGTTATTCGTTTGTATTTTGGTCTTGGAGACCAGCACCCAATGACACTTGAAGAAATTGGTGAAACTTTTGATCTAACAAGAGAAAGAGTTAGACAGATTAAAGAAAAAGCGATTAGAAGATTGAAACATACTTCTAGAAGCAAAATCCTAAAAACGTATTTAGGATAA
- a CDS encoding BLUF domain-containing protein, translated as MRYAISYVSTVNPALSETEIQEALDFSKKWNNDNHVTGVLLYSQGNFFQVLEGEEKLLKDLFERIKADERHHNIITIFQKQIPDIQFDGYEADFISLDDRFQPKNINTYTNQVSLLNPAIQSSVKYILNKFTEGIK; from the coding sequence ATGCGATACGCCATAAGTTATGTTAGTACCGTAAACCCGGCACTTTCGGAAACTGAGATCCAGGAAGCTTTAGACTTTAGTAAAAAATGGAATAACGATAACCACGTGACCGGAGTACTTTTATATTCCCAGGGGAATTTTTTCCAGGTTTTAGAAGGCGAAGAAAAATTATTAAAAGATCTTTTTGAGAGAATTAAAGCCGATGAAAGGCATCATAATATTATTACTATCTTCCAGAAACAGATTCCTGATATCCAGTTTGATGGTTACGAAGCCGATTTTATTTCGCTTGACGATCGTTTTCAGCCAAAAAACATCAACACCTATACCAACCAGGTGAGTCTGCTTAATCCTGCTATTCAAAGCTCTGTAAAGTACATTTTAAATAAATTTACAGAAGGCATCAAATAA